In bacterium, the sequence GAGGTTTTTCGCTAGCCCGCGCGCAACATAATTATCCGGTTCCGGTTTCCGAACATCGTAGATTTTAACCCCAGCTTTTTTTGCTGCTTCTGCAAATTCTGGGTCGTCACCGAGCATGTAATGTAATCCGCTGACGATATGGAGTCCGCGATTGATTGCATCGAGAACAACATGCCGATATGTTTCCGGTAGAAATCCGCCTATAGGTGCAAATCCAATCAATAAACTATCCGGTTCATATTGCATCGCTTCATCCAGATTTTTGACGATAGGAACCTGATATGAAGTGAGCACCAGCTGACGGATATCTTCTCCTGCGTGCGTCGAATCAATCACGGCAACGACATCCTGCCCGCGATATCGTAGAACTCCAATTGCGGTTTTTCCGTGCAATATGGTTAAACATCCTTCAGCAAGGATAACGATACGTTTGATGTTAAGTTGCATAAACGTATAGCAATAGCAAAATCGGAATCCGAAACAAAAGTTTACCTCAGAGCCCGCAGAGAAAATATTATTTTGGTTTATTACCGAAAGATAATCTCAGCGAACGTAGCGGTCTCTGGGGTAAAGACTTCGCTTTTGTTTCGATATTCGATATGCGGATTTACCTTTATTATGGTATACTTTTGAGCAATAAAATGAATAGATTTTGTATCATAAATCGACAATAGGACGCAACTATTTCAAAATGATCATGAAGGAAACAAGCTTCCTAAAGGCAAAGGGCAAGCAAGCTTGCGCAGTCCGCATTTTTCTATGCAAAAAGAAACAAAAATAATAATTCTTTTAATGGCAATAGCGTTTTCTCTATCGTTTATCGTCTATTGGAAAACATTAGCGCCAACGGTTAGTTTCGGCGATAGTGGAGATTTCATTTCCGCAGCGTATGTGCTCGGGATTTGCCATCCGCCGGGATATCCGCTCTATTTGCTTAGTGCAAAACTATTCAGCTGGTTGCCGATAGGAGCCAATATCGCATTTCGAATAAATCTCTTGAGTGCATTTTGTGCAGGACTCGCCGTGAGTCTGCTTTATCTATTAATCCTTCGTGTCCAACAATGGTTTTATCCAAACGATGAACTACTTCGTGAAAATCGAAACATCGAGATTCCAGAATGGATAAAACATAGTATTGCCATTCTCGGTGCATTATCCTTCGCTTTTACTTCCAGTTTCTGGTCGCAAGCGGTTATCGCAGAAGTGCATACGCTCAACGCCGTTTTTACGCTCGGATTAATCCTAACCATTTTTGCTTTCGTTAAATTTGAAGAACTGCGGTATCTTTATACCGCAGCGTTACTCTGGGGATTAGCATTCGGCGTGCATCAAACGTCAGTGTTGTATCTACCAATCATTCTCTTATTTTTCTGGAGTAAAGGTGTTCTGAAAAAAGTGCTCGAAATGAAAGTTTTGGTATTCCTGTTCGCCTTTGCCTTTCTTGGCTGGGCGGTACATCTTTATTTACCGCTGGTTGCGGTTCGTAATCCGGTTCGGAATTGGGATAATCCACAGACCTGGAAAGACTTCTACCTATTAATTTCGCGCGCGGATTATCATAAATTCCGCTGGGCGCGGTCGCTGCCAGTAGCGTGGAGTCAAATCAGTGCGGCTGCGTTCACTTTAATCAGCCAATTTACGATTTTCTTTTTCTGGCTCGGGATCATCGGATTATGGCGAATGCTTAAAACCGATTGGAAAACTACCGGATTCATTTTGTTGCTCGCGTTAACCATTTGGGGTTTTTTCGCTGCCGTGACTAATTTTCCGATGGAATATAATATCTATATCAAAACGCGAGAAGCGTTTTTTATTCCGGCGTATCTGCTGTTTACAATCTGGTTAGCGCTCGGATTGAGATGGATTACAATCAATTGCCGAGCACTGGCATTACATCGGAGCCGTTCAATCGTTATCCTCGTAGGAGTGGTTATTCCCTTGACGATATTATTCGCTCATTATCACGAAGAAGATAAATCCGATTATTATTTCGCGGAAGATTTAGGACAAGCGATTCTTGATACCATGCTACCGAATGCGGTTTATTTTGCGGAAGATGACCCATTTATCTTTCCAGTACAATATCTTCAAATCGTTGAATCGAAACGACCGGACGTAACGATAATTCCGCGGAGTACGATGTATAAATGGTGGTTTTACGACCAGTTTAAAAAGAATAATCCGAATCAATTACGGATACCCGAATTTGAACCGGATAACGTTAAGTTAATGGAGGAATATCTCGATAAAAAGATGAATGAATTTATTGACCTCAATCTTGAACGCGTGCCCATTTACTTCTTATTTTCGCCGAAACCGAATTTGAATCAGAAATATACGATTATTCGAACCGGATTACTCTATCAGGTAGTAACGACTGTGCCGATAGAAGTAGCGGAGTTAGGCGAATTGAAGTATCGTCCACCGTTGGTAACATATCGATATCGAGGGAAACCGGAAGATGGATTATCCGATGATGATTGGACGCAGTTTGCAGTTCTACAATTCTGTAATTACCATATTCGACAAGGGGATTATTTTGCGGTACGGAAAGAATTTCAGAAAGCGGTAGACGAATATTTTCAGGCAACGAATGTTAAACCAAACAGTGCGGAGTCATATTTTCGGCTCGGTCTGCTCTATGAATTTTTAGAAGATTACAACCGGGCGAAACAAGCGTTTGAGAATGTATTACTCTTGCAGCCGGACTTCCCGGAGGTTAAGCAAAAACTTGACCGTTTGAACAAATCTGCACAACCACTAACTCCTACCAGCTAAGAGCTATATGCATAGATAATCGTTTTATGGTTCTTTTGTTTCTCGATTTTGGAGTTCCTTAATAGCTTTCTCAAGGTTATATTGCGCACGAGTGTTATATGGGTTTAATTCCAATACTTTTTGAAAACATTGCTTTGCTTCCAGCAATTTCCCTTGTAACGCTAACGCTATGCCTAAATTATTCATCGCTTCTGTGAACGTTGGATATCGCGCTAGCGCTTGATTGAAATAGGGTATCGCTTGGTCGAGTTTCCCTTCTTTCAATAATAAAATACCGAGATTGTTATATGGATAAGCGAAATCCGGTTTAAGTTCCAACGCTTTTCGATAATATTTCACCGCTTCGTCGAATTGATTTTTTTCCGCGAGTGCTAATCCGAGATTATTGCACGCTAACCAGGATGCAGGATTCTTGGCTAGTGTATAGCGAAATAAGGTTTCATCACTTTCGTAGCGTTCCGCCTGTTTCCACGTGAGAAAACCGAGGAGTGTAATAATAGCGATTCCCGCGATGCGTAGGATTAATTTTCTGGTTGTTTTTACGGTTACATCATAGAGTTTATATCCTAACGAACCGAATAGTATGATCGGTCCGATACTGGCTAGATATTGGAATCGGTCAGCCACAAATGAATGATACATATAGCTAAAACTAATAAACCCTAACGTTGGTGCTAGTGTAACAGTAAAAAAAGCGAAACTAGCAAAAGCGCCACGACCGATATATTTTTTTCCGGCATAAAGTGTAGCTAAAAAAACTAGATAGGTTAATGGATAAACCAGTTGGGTAAATAATCCAACCGCTAAATTCCAGCGAGGATAAACAGTCAGAAGGTTAACTGGGTAGATTAATTTGGTTAAATAAAACCATAACGCTTTGCCGGCGATATACCCACGTTGGATTGGAGATAATTCGATCACCGCTAGAGATTGCCGTTGGTTGACAAACCAAATATCAAAATAAACTATGATAATGGCAACTGCAATAAACGGCAGAATCGGAATAAAATCCACGCGGGTAATTCTACCGTTTTTCCACCATAGATATAGCAAGAGGGCAATCGGTAAACTTACGGTAATAGATTTACTCAAAAGCGCCAGAATGAATAGTAAGAGGGCAAGAGAATACCCCGCAATCCGTCGGTTTTGGGTAGACGCGGTTAAAAAATTTAGATACGCTAAAAATGAACTGAGATAGAAAAAGCCGGATAATACATCTTTCCGTTCAATAATCCAGGCAACGGATTCGACATGCACCGGATGAAATGCAAAAATCAGTGAGATAAACCATCTACCAGGAACCTCTATTTTTTTTAAAATACTCCATAACAAAATGACATTACCTGCATGCAATACAATATTGATAAGATGATAGCCGAACGGATGCGCGCCCCAGAGCTGATATTCAATCCAGAAAGAAGTATAAACCACTGGCCAGTAATGTAATTCAGGGATATTTGCTTTTGGTGAAAACCAAATTTTCCAGAGTCCATCAAAGTTTTGTAACAGCGGGTTATCAGTTACAGCATCATCGTCCCAAATAAAACCTGCAAATAATGCCGGAAAATAGCTTATTAGAACTAAAAGGATTATTATGCTGCATTGACTTAAATCCCGTTGCAATATTGATGGAAGAGAAAATTCTCTAAGCATATTTGCCATTATTATAGCGTAAATTTTGAAATTACGTGAGATAGGAATTTTCCTACTAACCCACTCTAGAGTTAGGGCTAAAACCACGCTACTCTCGATTAAAATCGAATAGAGAAAACCGTCAGTTGCCCGTGAGTCCGTTTCAAACAGATTACTAATCCATCAGAATATGTTTTTCCGGAGTGAATGGGGAAGAACTTTTAGGGATAGAAGATATCGATACCATTAATGGTTATCGCTGGTTATCGTTCTGGTGGGAGGATATGGGTTGAAAATTCATCGCTGCTGATGTTATAGTTTGGACAGACCGGACCTGAAGCAACTTGGAATCCGCCAGGGTATGGTAAATTGTTCGTCGGACAGACCGACCAGGCAGACCGGAGATATTTTGCAATTTCGCTGTTGGCATCGTTTAACGGGTCAGGAACAATATCGGTACTAGCTTTTTTATTTTCGAGCGCCCATTGTTGAACCGCATGGTCAATAACCCGTAAATTATTAACACAAACTTTCGCGTTAACAGCTTTTCGCCGTTTCAAAAAATTCGGAAGCGCAATTGCCGCTAATAAGCCAATTATCGCAACAACTATCATTATTTCAACTAGCGTAAACCCGAATTTATTTCGTTTCATAGGAAGGAAAGAAAATATTGATTTCAAAATAAGCGACAGTAATATACTAGCTCTGACTAGATATTACTGCCGCCAACATAGTTTAATACCGAGTTTATACAATTACCTCGCCACTACTATGGTAAAACATGCAATGAGAATTCGTCGCTAGTCGCTGAGTAGTTCGGGCATACTGGACTTGATTGTACCTGGAAGTTAAGTGCGTACGGCGAATCGTTCGTTGGGCAAGTTGACCACGCACCACGTAAATAGGCTTCAATTCCGGGTCTATCAGCTGCGGTAAGCGTATATGTTCCAGCTTTCTTATTTTCGAGCGCCCATTGCTGAACCGCGCCGTCAATCTGTTTCAGGTTGGACACGCAAGCTTTAGCACGCGACATTTTCCGAGACTTAATAAAGTTCGGGATCGCAATCGCGGCTAATATCCCAATAATCGCAACCACAATCATGATTTCTACTAAGGTAAATCCTTTTTTGGATTTGAAAACGCTTAACATAAAGTTATCCCCTCCTTTCTGATAGTAATTTTAATAAATTATTAAGCCTTACGGTTCGTCTGGTAAGTGCAATAGTTATGCCAAAATGTACTTTTGAAAATATATTAGAAGATAAATAATATAACCATAATATATTCAATTATTTGAATGTAATTAATATTTCTATGCTGAACGGTTCTATCTAGGTAATATTCGAGATTCAGTTTCAAAAATGTATAGGTTACTTTACATGCTGTTACATAATCTCGCTAAATTAACTAAAGATTATTATAGATGCAAAATTATGTTGGTAATGTTAACCTTCTATATGTTGTTCGAGTTATGGAGATGTAATTCCGTATTTTTCGAGTTTATCATACAGTCCTTTTCGACTTACTCCAAGTAGTTTCGCAGCTTCAGTTCGATTTCCCGACGTTGTCGCTAATGCCTGAAGTATTAGTCGCTTTTCAAGTTCTGCAACTAATCGGTCAACTTTCTCTTGCATTGGAAGCTGACTTAATAATAGCTCTTCTGAAAAGAGTGGTCGTTCCGGAAAGGTTATGGTACCTAATGGGAGTGAATCAATATCAATAACCTCATTTTGCGCTAGAACCACGGCACGCTGAATCACATTTTCGAATTCGCGAATATTCCCAGTCCATTCACGTTCCATCAGTATTTTCATTACAGATGCCGAAACATGTTTAACCTTTTTATTAAATTTCTGATTATAAATATTGAGAAAATGTTCTAAGAGTAAGGGAATATCTTCTTTTCGCTCGCGGAGAGGCGGCAGATAGAGCGGAACGACATTAATTCGATAGAATAAATCTTCTCGGAACGTGTTATTTTTTACCGCGGTAACCAAATCTTTATTGGTAGCTGCGATAAATCGCAGGTCAACTTTAATTGTTTTCGTGCCGCCAACTCGCTCGAACTCCCGTTCTTGCAACACGCGTAGAACTTTTGCTTGTGTGGTTAAACTCATATCGCCGATTTCATCGAGAAATAAGGTGCCACCGTTTGCGAGTTCAAATTTTCCAATCCGTTGTTGGTATGCGCCGGTAAACGCGCCTTTTTCGTGACCGAAAAGTTCGCTTTCCAGCAAACCTTCTGGTATCGCAACGCAATTCATCCGAATAAACGGTTTTTCGCTTCGTTTACTCCGTTTATGGATGGCTTCAGCAACCAGCTCTTTTCCGGTACCACTTTCTCCATAAATGACTACGGTTACATCTGATTCTGCGATCTGCTCGATTTGACGATAGATATCTCGCATAACCTGACTGTTTCCTACGATATTTTCAAAGGTAAGCGTTTCCCATTTTTTTTCCAGTAAGTTTTTTAGCTCCCGCTGGAGCCGAATTTTCTCTAATGCTCGACGAACTACAATTCGAATTTCGCCTAGATCGAACGGTTTGTTGAAATAATCATAAGCGCCGAGTCGGATTGCTTCCAGCGCTAAATCCCGAGTGCCAAATGCGGTTACCATAATCACAGTTAATTCCGGATCCTGTTCCCGAAGCTGTCGTAAGGTTTCAATTCCATCTAATCGCGGCATTTTCATATCCAAAATAACCAGGTCGAATGCGCTCTCCCTTGTCTTATCCAACGCTTCAATACCATCAGCTGCAGTTACGACCTGATATCCTTCGCGAGTCATAACTTCCCGCAAGGTAAACCGCATATCTTCATCATCATCGACCACTAAAATCTTTGGGTGAACTAATAAATTCGTCATAAATAAAGGTAAATTTCAACTGTTCAAATTTCCCTGATTTGTCGTTGTTTGGATAGTCTCATCAATTATCGGTAATCGGATGCGGAATATTGTACTCTCGCCACGAACCGATTCAACTTGTATGATACCACTATGCGCTGCAACTATCTGATGTGCAATTGATAATCCAAGACCGGTTCCATTTTTTTTCGTAGTATAAAACGGGTCGAAAATCCGTTCGTAGTCTTCCGGCGCAATCGTCGACCCATAATTTTTTATTTCAAAAATAGCGAACCCGCGGTTCGGAACTGGATATTCGGGTGAACGAAAACCATATTGAGTCGAGATTTCAATCGTGCTATTTTCCGGGCTCGCTTCATAGGCATTAATAATCAGGTTCAAAAACGCTTGAATTAATTTTTCTTTTTCCATTTTAAATACGGGAATCGTCTCATCATATTTCTGGTTCACCTGAATGTTTCGTTCTGATGCTGCTGATTCTTTCGCAATCGCAAGCGCTTCTTTAACCAGCATATTGAACTCACCGAATTCCATCCCTGCGGAACCTGCTTGACCGAAACTCAATAACTCTTCAACGATTTTATTCAATCGGTCGATTTCTTTAATGATTACTTTTGTATATTGCCGTTTCTGATCATCCGCAGGAATATCCTCTTGCAGCAATTGAGCTAATCCACGCATTGACCCGAGTGGGTTTCGGATTTCGTGTGCCAGCGCAGTTGCTAATGTGCCTATAGCTGCCAATCGGTCGGAACGATGCAATTGCTGTTGAATCAGTTTTTGTTTCGATAAATTCTTAAAGGTCAGAATAAGCCCGATGACCTGGTCGTTTTTATCTTTTAATGGGGAAGAGGTTAGTTCAATCGGGAGCCGTTTTTTATCCGTAGTGACCAAGTCTAACTCGATAGAAGAATACATTTTCTGTTCTTCTAATCCCGTGCGAATAAAAGCTAATAGCCGTTGGTTATCTGATACCATCGGGATAATCCGTTCAATTGGTTTGCCCATACAATCGGAGGCGGATATTCCCAATAGAGATTCTGCTGCTGCATTCACCATGGTTATCGTTCGGGATTTATCGAGCGTGACTACAGCACCAGCCATACTTTCAATGATATATTTATTGCGTTCGTAAACGAAATTTCGCAAATTGCTGACCATCCGATTGAAACTATTACCGAGCTGATCAAATTCAGTATGCGTATCAATATGGATAGTTCGAGATAAATCACCGGTCGCAAGTTTATCTACGGTTGAAGTGATCTGTTTAATCGGTTGCACAATGGTATAACCAAGAATGACCCCAGCGATCGCCGCAAATATTACGCAGAGCCATAACGCGGTGGTTAAATAATCCAATAAGGTATGAACAACATTCGCATCAGTAGACGCAGAAGAGAGCTTGATTTCAACAATTTTCAGAAAGACGATACCGGTCAGAAAGACCGTAACAATCACTAGCATCGGAATAGCTACCATTAACCGGATACGGAGCGCTGGCCGTGTTTTTTTCGGTTTGGTTTGATTTAATGATTGCGGCATGATTAATTTAATCTTCTCCCTCCTTAACCGCAAACCCGTACTGATAAAATACAGGAAAAACTATACTAACGTCTTGATAAGCTTGCCGAGTTAATCGTTACGAATTTAGTGGTCAGCTTGTTTAGTATATTCTTGCAAGCGTTTTTTTGCTGTGGTAGCTTGTGGGTCAATCCCAGTCTGTGCAATTTCCCGCCAGAGTCGGATCGCTTCCGTAGTATTTCCCAGCTTTTCATTTAGTGCCGCAACAATTGCTTGTAACATTACTTTATCTTCCGGTTGGGTTGCATTGCGAACTGCTTGTTTGAACCAGTTAATTGCTTCTGCATCATTTTGCTTTTTTCGTTCGTAAATCCAGCCGATCTCATAATACGGCTCAAATCGGGTCGGATTATGCTGAATTGCTTCTTTGAGAAAAGTTATCGCTTCTTCAGGTTTATCAAGTTTATACGTTAACCACCACGCACCGACTTGATACGCCATCATAAATTTCGGGTCGAGCCAAGTCACAAATCGGATTAATGGCATAAACTCTGCTTCTGCCTCTGCAGAATGATGACGCTGTTGTTCGCTTGGTTTCCAATCTTTATGTTCCGGATGAATTCGTGCATGTTCTTCCGGGGAAACAGCTGAATGAAAATAATCGTCTACTTTAATCCACAGAATGTCCGCGATGGTCGCCCGAAATTCGCCGAGCAGACCGAAGAACAATTGTTTCGGTGTCTCATAATATATCGCAGTCTGCGGAATAAACTGCATTCGTTGATTCCGAATTATTTGGTTGACCGGAATAACTGCGATGAGTAAAATCAAGAGCAATAGTTCTGATTTTAATTGATAATTTTTCATCGCTAATTTAACATTTTGCATTGCTCGATTTTATAGATTCTTCTTTCGAAAAACTAGATATCCTGCGGTCAGATAAATGCTAATTAAGAGTAAGCCGTAAAGGGTTACCAATCCTAGATGCGATAAACTAACGACTTTACTCCAGATGATTGCTTCCTTAATATTAAAATATTCGAGGTTCGGTGGGAGTATCGGATTATAAAGCAGAGTTAACAGAATGCGAGTGACTGGTTCGTTCATCCGTTCAACGAGATAATTTAAATACGCGATTTTTACATGGCCAAAAATATATATCACGAAACTAATTGTTACATTGGCTGCAGTTGAAAAGAAGGTGGAAAAGAAGATGCAAAGTGCACAAATAACTATTAATTCGACCCCGATGAGATACATAGCTTTTAGCATTGGAATATCGAACGTTTTTTCTTTACTATACAGCACTGCAAGAAATATACCGCTAATAATTGCGATATTCAATGCGATGGTAATAACTGAGCCTAGAAATTTTCCGAGAACAAGATGTCCGCGTCTGACTGGTTTTGCTAGCAGCGGATAGATAGTTCGATTTTCAAGTTCGCTTGGGAGATGGCCACAACTTACTGCTAATGTAATTAACGTTCCAATAATTGAAATAGCTGATAAACAAATATCTTTAATAAACTTCACCTGTACCCCCAGTGTGAATACCTGCAACGAACTAATCCAGGCGATAATTAATACGCTGATAATCAGAAGTACCTGCAGGATTTTTCGTCCACGAATACTTTCGATAAGCGCTATCTTCCCAATCACCCAAATACCTTTCATACCTTAATCCAAGTTAAATGAGTTAAATAAGAAAAACCCTCGTTTTGCGATTTTAATTTAACCCATTTAACTTATATACCTTATGTAACTTTAACAAAACCCGATTTATTGGGGTTTGACGGTTTTCACAAACAGGTCTTCCAATGTTTCTCGTTCGGGATTCACTGAAACCAGTTCTGCAGATTCAGATTCCAAGAGATGTAATAATGGATAGAGCTGCGATTTATCAGATAATATTAGTTCAGTTGTTGTTCCCAGCGTTTTTGGGATTATACCAAGCTGTTGTTGGTTTTGCTCTAGTTTGCGTTGTAATTCCGGGTTAACCCTTGCTATTTCAATCCGTAATTTTCCTGCGCTAGATAACAAGTCGGCTAGTTTTCCTTCACGGACCAATTTCCCTTGATTAAGGATCCCAACCCGGGTACAGATAAGTTCAACCTGCGATAGTTCATGCGAAGAGAAAAAAATCGTTTTACCCTGCCGATGCAACTGCAGGATTATATCCCGAATTTCTTTTCTGCCAATCGGGTCAAGTCCAGAAGTTGGTTCATCAAGAATCAGCAGCTCCGGGTCGTTAATCAAAGCCTGGGCAAGCCCGAACCGTTGCAACATTCCTTTCGAGAATTCGCGTAGTTCGGTTTCTGCGAATTCGGTTAATCCGACTAATGCGAGTAATGATTCTATTCTGCGGGTTCGTTCTTGTTTACTTAAACCAAATAATTCAGCATACGCAGCTAATAGTTCACGCGCTTTAAGATAGCGATAATAATAAGCGAGTTCCGGCAGAAACCCGAGCCGTTTTTTCGCTGCAGGTGACCCTGGAGGCTGATTGAATAACAAAATTTGTCCACGGTTTGGAAAAATAAATCCGAGCATCAGTTTAATGGTGGTAGTTTTCCCAGCGCCGTTCGGTCCGAGAAATCCAAATATTTCTCCCCGTAGAATTGATAAACTTAAATCATTTACTGCAGCCCGTCGCGGTTTTCTAAATCGCTTCTGATATATTTTCGTTA encodes:
- a CDS encoding ABC transporter ATP-binding protein, which gives rise to MQQEETLIRIEQVTKIYQKRFRKPRRAAVNDLSLSILRGEIFGFLGPNGAGKTTTIKLMLGFIFPNRGQILLFNQPPGSPAAKKRLGFLPELAYYYRYLKARELLAAYAELFGLSKQERTRRIESLLALVGLTEFAETELREFSKGMLQRFGLAQALINDPELLILDEPTSGLDPIGRKEIRDIILQLHRQGKTIFFSSHELSQVELICTRVGILNQGKLVREGKLADLLSSAGKLRIEIARVNPELQRKLEQNQQQLGIIPKTLGTTTELILSDKSQLYPLLHLLESESAELVSVNPERETLEDLFVKTVKPQ
- a CDS encoding DUF2723 domain-containing protein, giving the protein MQKETKIIILLMAIAFSLSFIVYWKTLAPTVSFGDSGDFISAAYVLGICHPPGYPLYLLSAKLFSWLPIGANIAFRINLLSAFCAGLAVSLLYLLILRVQQWFYPNDELLRENRNIEIPEWIKHSIAILGALSFAFTSSFWSQAVIAEVHTLNAVFTLGLILTIFAFVKFEELRYLYTAALLWGLAFGVHQTSVLYLPIILLFFWSKGVLKKVLEMKVLVFLFAFAFLGWAVHLYLPLVAVRNPVRNWDNPQTWKDFYLLISRADYHKFRWARSLPVAWSQISAAAFTLISQFTIFFFWLGIIGLWRMLKTDWKTTGFILLLALTIWGFFAAVTNFPMEYNIYIKTREAFFIPAYLLFTIWLALGLRWITINCRALALHRSRSIVILVGVVIPLTILFAHYHEEDKSDYYFAEDLGQAILDTMLPNAVYFAEDDPFIFPVQYLQIVESKRPDVTIIPRSTMYKWWFYDQFKKNNPNQLRIPEFEPDNVKLMEEYLDKKMNEFIDLNLERVPIYFLFSPKPNLNQKYTIIRTGLLYQVVTTVPIEVAELGELKYRPPLVTYRYRGKPEDGLSDDDWTQFAVLQFCNYHIRQGDYFAVRKEFQKAVDEYFQATNVKPNSAESYFRLGLLYEFLEDYNRAKQAFENVLLLQPDFPEVKQKLDRLNKSAQPLTPTS
- a CDS encoding sigma-54 dependent transcriptional regulator; its protein translation is MTNLLVHPKILVVDDDEDMRFTLREVMTREGYQVVTAADGIEALDKTRESAFDLVILDMKMPRLDGIETLRQLREQDPELTVIMVTAFGTRDLALEAIRLGAYDYFNKPFDLGEIRIVVRRALEKIRLQRELKNLLEKKWETLTFENIVGNSQVMRDIYRQIEQIAESDVTVVIYGESGTGKELVAEAIHKRSKRSEKPFIRMNCVAIPEGLLESELFGHEKGAFTGAYQQRIGKFELANGGTLFLDEIGDMSLTTQAKVLRVLQEREFERVGGTKTIKVDLRFIAATNKDLVTAVKNNTFREDLFYRINVVPLYLPPLRERKEDIPLLLEHFLNIYNQKFNKKVKHVSASVMKILMEREWTGNIREFENVIQRAVVLAQNEVIDIDSLPLGTITFPERPLFSEELLLSQLPMQEKVDRLVAELEKRLILQALATTSGNRTEAAKLLGVSRKGLYDKLEKYGITSP
- a CDS encoding soluble NSF attachment family protein; amino-acid sequence: MQNVKLAMKNYQLKSELLLLILLIAVIPVNQIIRNQRMQFIPQTAIYYETPKQLFFGLLGEFRATIADILWIKVDDYFHSAVSPEEHARIHPEHKDWKPSEQQRHHSAEAEAEFMPLIRFVTWLDPKFMMAYQVGAWWLTYKLDKPEEAITFLKEAIQHNPTRFEPYYEIGWIYERKKQNDAEAINWFKQAVRNATQPEDKVMLQAIVAALNEKLGNTTEAIRLWREIAQTGIDPQATTAKKRLQEYTKQADH
- a CDS encoding PAS domain-containing protein, which gives rise to MPQSLNQTKPKKTRPALRIRLMVAIPMLVIVTVFLTGIVFLKIVEIKLSSASTDANVVHTLLDYLTTALWLCVIFAAIAGVILGYTIVQPIKQITSTVDKLATGDLSRTIHIDTHTEFDQLGNSFNRMVSNLRNFVYERNKYIIESMAGAVVTLDKSRTITMVNAAAESLLGISASDCMGKPIERIIPMVSDNQRLLAFIRTGLEEQKMYSSIELDLVTTDKKRLPIELTSSPLKDKNDQVIGLILTFKNLSKQKLIQQQLHRSDRLAAIGTLATALAHEIRNPLGSMRGLAQLLQEDIPADDQKRQYTKVIIKEIDRLNKIVEELLSFGQAGSAGMEFGEFNMLVKEALAIAKESAASERNIQVNQKYDETIPVFKMEKEKLIQAFLNLIINAYEASPENSTIEISTQYGFRSPEYPVPNRGFAIFEIKNYGSTIAPEDYERIFDPFYTTKKNGTGLGLSIAHQIVAAHSGIIQVESVRGESTIFRIRLPIIDETIQTTTNQGNLNS
- a CDS encoding tetratricopeptide repeat protein; translation: MANMLREFSLPSILQRDLSQCSIIILLVLISYFPALFAGFIWDDDAVTDNPLLQNFDGLWKIWFSPKANIPELHYWPVVYTSFWIEYQLWGAHPFGYHLINIVLHAGNVILLWSILKKIEVPGRWFISLIFAFHPVHVESVAWIIERKDVLSGFFYLSSFLAYLNFLTASTQNRRIAGYSLALLLFILALLSKSITVSLPIALLLYLWWKNGRITRVDFIPILPFIAVAIIIVYFDIWFVNQRQSLAVIELSPIQRGYIAGKALWFYLTKLIYPVNLLTVYPRWNLAVGLFTQLVYPLTYLVFLATLYAGKKYIGRGAFASFAFFTVTLAPTLGFISFSYMYHSFVADRFQYLASIGPIILFGSLGYKLYDVTVKTTRKLILRIAGIAIITLLGFLTWKQAERYESDETLFRYTLAKNPASWLACNNLGLALAEKNQFDEAVKYYRKALELKPDFAYPYNNLGILLLKEGKLDQAIPYFNQALARYPTFTEAMNNLGIALALQGKLLEAKQCFQKVLELNPYNTRAQYNLEKAIKELQNRETKEP
- a CDS encoding ABC transporter permease, with amino-acid sequence MKGIWVIGKIALIESIRGRKILQVLLIISVLIIAWISSLQVFTLGVQVKFIKDICLSAISIIGTLITLAVSCGHLPSELENRTIYPLLAKPVRRGHLVLGKFLGSVITIALNIAIISGIFLAVLYSKEKTFDIPMLKAMYLIGVELIVICALCIFFSTFFSTAANVTISFVIYIFGHVKIAYLNYLVERMNEPVTRILLTLLYNPILPPNLEYFNIKEAIIWSKVVSLSHLGLVTLYGLLLISIYLTAGYLVFRKKNL